In a single window of the Flavobacterium ammoniigenes genome:
- a CDS encoding type II toxin-antitoxin system HipA family toxin, translated as MITTAFLKIWGERVGAVAWNKETGVASFEYEPKFIATKSDLAPLKMPIANSNKRIFSFPELRDVKTFKGLPGLLADVLPDDYGNQLINNWLAQNGRPENSMNPVELLCFIGTRGMGALEFEPSQFKSTKKAFDIEVDSLVNITQKMLTKREGFQTNLNEDEQQAMLDILKIGTSAGGARPKAIIAYNEKTGQVKSGQTNAPRDFEHWLIKLDTVSDIQFGESTGYGRIEMAYYLMAKACEIEMMECRLMEENGRAHFMTKRFDREGAEQKHHIQTLCAMQHYDFNQITSFSYEQVFQTMRLLKLPYKQAEQLFRRMAFNVIARNCDDHTKNFAFRLKKEGNWELAPAYDICFAYRPDSNWVSQHNLSINGKRTNITKEDLLTVAKSMNIKKANTIIQQISETVTKWYEFAEIAKVEKNFKETIGNSHLIL; from the coding sequence ATGATAACAACAGCATTTTTAAAAATATGGGGAGAAAGAGTCGGTGCCGTAGCATGGAACAAGGAAACAGGTGTGGCTAGTTTTGAATACGAACCGAAATTTATTGCAACTAAATCGGATTTGGCTCCATTAAAAATGCCAATTGCAAATAGCAATAAACGTATTTTTTCATTCCCGGAACTACGGGATGTAAAAACATTCAAAGGATTACCCGGTTTATTAGCCGATGTATTACCCGATGATTATGGAAACCAATTAATAAACAATTGGTTAGCACAAAATGGTCGGCCAGAAAACAGCATGAATCCAGTTGAACTACTATGTTTTATTGGAACACGAGGTATGGGCGCATTAGAGTTCGAACCTTCTCAATTCAAAAGCACCAAAAAAGCATTTGATATTGAAGTGGATAGTTTGGTCAATATTACTCAAAAAATGCTTACCAAAAGAGAAGGGTTTCAAACTAACCTAAACGAAGACGAGCAACAAGCCATGTTAGACATTCTTAAAATAGGAACCTCAGCAGGTGGAGCGCGTCCCAAAGCAATTATTGCCTATAATGAAAAAACAGGTCAAGTAAAATCCGGACAAACTAATGCTCCTAGAGATTTTGAACATTGGTTAATTAAATTAGATACAGTAAGTGATATCCAATTTGGTGAAAGTACTGGCTATGGTAGAATTGAAATGGCGTATTACCTAATGGCAAAAGCTTGTGAAATAGAAATGATGGAATGTCGATTAATGGAAGAAAATGGTAGAGCCCATTTCATGACCAAACGTTTTGATCGTGAAGGGGCTGAACAAAAACACCACATCCAAACATTATGTGCCATGCAGCATTATGATTTCAACCAAATTACAAGTTTTAGCTACGAACAAGTATTCCAAACCATGCGATTACTTAAACTACCTTATAAACAAGCCGAACAGTTGTTTAGAAGAATGGCTTTTAATGTAATAGCCAGAAATTGTGATGACCACACCAAAAACTTTGCATTTCGATTAAAAAAAGAGGGAAATTGGGAATTAGCCCCAGCTTATGATATTTGTTTTGCTTATCGCCCTGATAGTAATTGGGTTAGCCAACACAATCTAAGCATCAATGGAAAAAGAACCAATATTACAAAAGAAGATTTATTGACAGTAGCAAAATCAATGAATATAAAAAAAGCAAATACAATCATTCAGCAAATTAGTGAAACGGTTACTAAATGGTATGAATTTGCTGAAATAGCCAAAGTAGAAAAGAATTTTAAAGAAACAATTGGCAACTCACATTTAATTTTATAA
- a CDS encoding helix-turn-helix domain-containing protein, protein MSDTAIVSKIGEFIKNERLKINKTQAQLADEAGINRWTLSQIENGEAITMISLIQIMRALEILQLLDVFSVKQEISPIKLAKQEQQKRQRARKNDNDNAKQSDW, encoded by the coding sequence ATGAGCGATACAGCTATCGTAAGTAAAATTGGAGAGTTCATTAAAAACGAGCGATTAAAAATCAATAAAACGCAAGCGCAATTGGCGGATGAAGCAGGTATAAACCGATGGACACTTAGCCAAATTGAAAATGGTGAAGCTATAACGATGATTTCGCTAATTCAAATCATGAGGGCTTTAGAAATTTTACAGCTATTAGATGTCTTTTCCGTAAAACAAGAAATTAGCCCTATAAAACTAGCAAAGCAGGAGCAACAAAAAAGACAACGCGCTAGAAAAAATGATAATGATAACGCTAAACAATCTGATTGGTAA
- a CDS encoding tetratricopeptide repeat protein yields MTPTLFQKSIFTFLLILITNLSCAQSENYKIAYEAYSGGDNETALEYFEKDVVENPNSAYSHFYLSVLYVIQEKLEVAENHIDKALLYFPESSSTMRSKAYVVKGDIAYKLKNIDNTFKYYALAIQLRPKEIDLYLDRGQYYFELGQLDKAEADFKHILTIDASNIYAYGGLGRNYLKEKRYDLAEKKLTKAIQLNDLYYVALQLRAQTYFEQKKYKEAILDIVEVISIEPDDSDSRDQFLTYSLNDYELALTELNEKSKNAPFNEFWNTTRARLYAKHGKFKLAIKEFDQLIKYVGNENNIDYLIYERATTFENAGLYDKAIEDYNYLIENDPTDAVVFSQRANAYRHAGEYQKSIQDLNVSMELDPEDYWNYYMRGWIYVEMLKENDKALEDFNTAVTLNPEDAYTRLMRGRLLLEKRNEKEKAIEDFNVIATLEKEIKEDGNCKQYALFHLDKKSEALQLMKDILEKYPSEGNYYEAACLYALMNKKEEALNALKTSFEKGNNNFKHISIDDDLDNIKQTPEYISLYTKWFEKFKVENNL; encoded by the coding sequence ATGACTCCTACTCTATTTCAAAAAAGTATTTTCACATTCCTATTAATTCTAATCACAAATTTAAGTTGTGCTCAAAGCGAAAATTATAAAATAGCTTACGAAGCCTATAGTGGCGGCGATAATGAAACCGCATTAGAATATTTTGAAAAAGATGTAGTCGAAAATCCAAATTCTGCCTACAGCCATTTTTACCTTTCGGTATTATATGTAATTCAAGAAAAACTAGAGGTTGCAGAGAACCATATTGACAAAGCACTTTTATACTTTCCAGAGTCAAGTAGTACAATGCGTTCCAAAGCTTATGTAGTCAAGGGCGATATTGCATATAAACTTAAAAACATTGACAATACTTTTAAATACTATGCCTTAGCCATTCAACTCAGACCCAAGGAAATCGATTTGTATCTCGATAGAGGGCAATATTATTTTGAACTCGGTCAATTAGATAAAGCCGAGGCCGATTTCAAACATATTCTAACTATTGATGCTTCAAATATTTATGCTTATGGAGGCTTAGGAAGAAATTATTTAAAAGAGAAACGGTATGACTTGGCTGAGAAAAAATTAACCAAAGCCATACAACTTAACGATTTGTATTATGTTGCACTTCAATTAAGAGCTCAGACCTATTTCGAACAAAAGAAATATAAAGAAGCTATTTTGGATATAGTAGAAGTCATATCAATCGAACCAGATGATTCCGATAGTCGAGACCAATTTTTAACCTATTCATTAAATGATTATGAATTGGCTTTGACTGAACTAAACGAAAAATCAAAAAACGCTCCTTTCAATGAATTTTGGAATACAACTAGAGCACGATTATATGCTAAGCATGGGAAATTCAAACTAGCCATCAAAGAATTCGATCAACTCATTAAGTATGTTGGAAATGAAAATAATATCGATTATTTAATCTATGAAAGAGCCACAACTTTTGAGAATGCAGGCTTATATGATAAAGCAATTGAAGATTATAATTATTTAATTGAAAATGATCCTACTGATGCCGTTGTATTCAGTCAAAGAGCCAATGCTTATCGCCATGCTGGCGAGTACCAAAAATCCATTCAAGATTTAAACGTTTCAATGGAACTTGACCCAGAAGACTACTGGAATTACTATATGAGAGGCTGGATTTACGTTGAAATGCTAAAAGAAAATGACAAAGCCCTTGAGGATTTCAACACCGCAGTGACACTAAACCCTGAAGATGCTTATACTCGTTTAATGAGAGGAAGGTTACTATTAGAAAAACGAAATGAAAAAGAAAAAGCAATAGAAGATTTTAACGTAATCGCAACATTAGAAAAAGAAATTAAAGAAGATGGGAACTGCAAACAATATGCCCTATTTCACTTAGATAAAAAGTCAGAAGCACTTCAATTGATGAAAGATATCCTAGAAAAATATCCTTCTGAAGGCAACTATTACGAAGCTGCCTGTCTATACGCTTTAATGAATAAAAAAGAAGAAGCACTAAATGCATTGAAAACTTCTTTTGAAAAAGGCAATAATAATTTTAAACACATCAGTATTGATGACGATTTAGACAATATCAAACAGACGCCTGAATACATTTCATTATATACCAAATGGTTTGAAAAATTTAAGGTTGAGAATAATTTATAG
- a CDS encoding AAA family ATPase produces the protein MNLESELKTIDIKNKDLIIFHNPGSYINCNRMYFGYYNKIPNIISIEDINTKLYENWFEKEYNNKIIKHHYQKEFLINSNKFEYLDNIFLLENEIVVNIEDSNVYLLFSDEQCDILNSILNSLKKFKIKSKKTTDISLIYSLNGELDSKELHIKKPKINFNIHYNENFYPIHNEIVKIINKKDINGLYLFHGEPGTGKSTYIKYLIYQLKKKVIFISPKMAGELDNVNMTTFLLNNRNSVLVIEDAEELIASREDIINSNLSMLLNLTDGLLGESLGIQIIATFNTDIANIDKALLRKGRLTTIYEFTKLSIERTNTLLNILGHKEKVSEPLAITDIFNFNSDNNYTPKQKKIVGFGK, from the coding sequence ATGAATCTAGAATCTGAATTAAAAACAATAGACATAAAAAATAAAGACTTAATAATTTTTCATAATCCTGGAAGTTATATCAACTGTAACAGAATGTATTTTGGATACTATAACAAAATACCAAACATTATTTCAATTGAAGATATTAATACTAAATTATATGAAAATTGGTTCGAAAAAGAGTATAATAATAAAATTATAAAGCATCATTATCAAAAAGAATTTTTAATTAATTCCAACAAATTTGAGTATTTAGATAATATTTTTTTATTGGAAAACGAAATAGTTGTGAACATTGAAGATTCAAATGTTTATCTATTGTTTTCTGATGAACAATGCGATATTTTGAATTCAATTTTAAATAGCCTTAAAAAATTTAAAATCAAATCAAAAAAAACAACTGATATCAGTTTGATATATTCATTGAACGGAGAATTAGATTCTAAAGAACTTCATATAAAAAAACCGAAAATAAATTTCAACATTCATTATAACGAAAACTTTTATCCGATTCATAATGAAATTGTTAAAATAATTAATAAAAAAGACATCAATGGACTTTACTTATTCCATGGGGAACCTGGAACTGGAAAGAGTACTTACATAAAATACTTAATTTATCAATTAAAAAAGAAAGTCATATTTATTTCTCCAAAAATGGCAGGAGAGTTGGATAATGTTAATATGACTACCTTTTTGTTAAATAATAGGAATTCCGTCCTTGTTATTGAAGATGCTGAAGAATTAATTGCTTCTAGAGAAGATATAATAAATTCTAATCTTTCCATGTTATTAAACTTAACAGATGGATTGTTAGGCGAAAGTTTAGGTATTCAAATTATTGCAACTTTTAATACGGATATCGCTAACATCGACAAAGCACTACTTCGAAAAGGAAGATTAACAACAATTTATGAATTTACAAAATTGTCGATTGAAAGAACAAATACATTGTTAAATATATTAGGCCATAAAGAGAAAGTAAGCGAACCCTTAGCAATTACAGATATTTTCAATTTTAATTCAGATAATAATTATACTCCTAAACAAAAAAAAATAGTTGGGTTTGGTAAATAG
- a CDS encoding DUF2779 domain-containing protein → MRVLSKSRFKLGLECPNKLYFTNDKTFANKKSDDTFLQSLAEGGFQVEELARIHYENGFFIDAESLEYEMAVQLTSDALLRENVILYEGAFLVDGYYVRCDIIEKTGNKIRLIEVKAKSFNPNDKYLFIGKNGKLVSGWKPYLFDLAFQKKVVQMAFPNLEVEAFLMMADKTKMATINGLNQLFRVPKNGNPRTDIIKKVTKIEEIGQSVLSEINVDSVINSIIDGTFLYYDNLNFSEAMHLFRDAYQEKKYLNWPLKFSNCKGCEFKASEEEIQQGLKSGFEHCFKKQLNWSDSDFNRPNSMEIWNYRGGYLLEENRLFLDDLTEDDLKVIPIATKISPSERQWIQVEKARTADTSVYVEKEGLKAEMAQWNFPMHFIDFETSTVALPFTAGRSPYEQVAFQFSHHVYNEDGSIEHRTEFISNTPGQFPNFIFARALREALRYDNGSVFRFATHENSILNAIIEQLKNSSETDKEELISFLKTITVSKKDSAETWAGERKMIDLNKIIKDYYYNPYTKGSNSIKAVLPASLISSEFLKNKYANCLDQINVSSKNFNGNHIWLSMKNDELINPYKMLPPLYEGWENDEINETISEIENIADGGAALTAYAKLQYEDMTEKERGEITNGLLKYCELDTLAMVMIYEHLKEIIQ, encoded by the coding sequence ATGCGAGTACTTTCTAAATCACGTTTCAAATTAGGTCTTGAATGTCCCAATAAGTTGTATTTTACAAATGATAAAACATTTGCGAATAAAAAGTCAGATGACACCTTTTTGCAATCTTTGGCAGAAGGTGGATTTCAAGTGGAAGAATTGGCTCGAATACATTACGAAAACGGATTTTTTATTGATGCCGAATCATTAGAATATGAAATGGCCGTTCAATTGACATCAGATGCTCTATTAAGAGAAAATGTGATTTTATATGAGGGTGCTTTTTTAGTTGATGGTTATTATGTGCGTTGCGATATTATTGAAAAAACAGGAAACAAAATAAGACTGATTGAAGTGAAAGCCAAATCTTTTAATCCAAATGATAAATACCTTTTTATTGGTAAAAACGGGAAATTGGTAAGTGGTTGGAAACCGTATCTTTTTGATTTGGCATTTCAGAAGAAAGTAGTACAAATGGCATTTCCTAACCTAGAAGTGGAAGCTTTCTTAATGATGGCTGACAAAACAAAAATGGCAACAATAAATGGTTTAAATCAACTTTTCAGAGTACCTAAAAACGGTAATCCAAGAACGGATATCATCAAAAAAGTAACTAAAATTGAAGAAATTGGTCAATCTGTACTATCTGAAATAAATGTCGATAGTGTAATTAATTCAATAATTGATGGCACATTTTTGTATTACGATAATTTGAATTTTTCAGAAGCTATGCACTTATTTAGAGACGCTTACCAAGAAAAAAAATACTTGAATTGGCCTTTAAAATTTAGTAATTGTAAAGGATGCGAGTTCAAAGCCTCGGAGGAAGAAATACAACAGGGATTGAAATCTGGTTTTGAACATTGTTTTAAAAAACAACTAAACTGGAGTGATTCCGATTTTAATAGACCAAATTCGATGGAGATTTGGAATTATAGAGGTGGTTATTTATTAGAAGAGAACCGTTTATTTTTAGATGATTTGACCGAAGATGATTTGAAAGTTATACCTATAGCTACTAAAATATCACCAAGTGAAAGGCAATGGATTCAAGTAGAAAAAGCAAGAACAGCAGATACTTCGGTTTATGTTGAAAAAGAAGGATTGAAAGCTGAAATGGCTCAATGGAATTTTCCAATGCACTTTATTGATTTTGAAACTAGTACAGTAGCACTTCCTTTTACAGCTGGCAGAAGCCCTTATGAGCAAGTAGCTTTCCAATTTTCACACCATGTTTATAATGAAGATGGTTCAATTGAACACAGAACAGAATTCATTAGTAATACACCAGGTCAGTTTCCAAATTTTATATTTGCAAGAGCACTTCGAGAAGCTTTACGATATGATAATGGGAGCGTTTTCCGTTTCGCTACACACGAAAACTCTATACTAAATGCAATTATAGAACAACTTAAAAATTCTAGTGAAACAGATAAAGAGGAATTGATTTCATTTTTAAAAACGATAACAGTATCCAAAAAGGATAGTGCAGAAACTTGGGCTGGAGAGCGAAAAATGATAGATTTAAATAAAATAATTAAAGATTACTATTATAATCCGTACACAAAAGGCTCGAATTCAATCAAAGCGGTTTTACCAGCTTCTTTAATTTCTAGTGAATTTTTGAAAAATAAATATGCTAATTGTTTGGATCAAATTAATGTAAGCAGTAAAAACTTCAATGGTAATCATATTTGGTTGTCAATGAAAAATGATGAATTAATTAATCCATACAAAATGTTACCCCCACTTTATGAGGGTTGGGAAAATGATGAAATAAATGAAACTATTTCAGAAATTGAAAATATTGCTGATGGTGGTGCAGCATTAACTGCCTATGCAAAATTGCAATACGAAGATATGACCGAAAAAGAACGAGGTGAAATCACAAATGGGTTATTGAAATATTGTGAGTTAGATACTTTGGCTATGGTAATGATATATGAACATTTAAAGGAAATCATCCAATAA
- a CDS encoding M48 family metallopeptidase: MSTNSNLLHIANIEIDVIRKDIKNMHLAVYPPHGRIRLAVPLKTDEEVFRLFAISKLGWIKKHVKGFQEQARETKRDYVSGESLFFQGVRYLLEVQEKNGYSSVKIEGTKKIILKIKEGATTEEKAIVIREWYRKQLKLQIKPLLDKWEKIIEVSTNDWRVKHMKTKWGSCNTDSKSILLNLELAKKPPICLEYILVHELVHLHERNHNDRFVSLMDKFMPKWRLHRDELNKLPIVHNDWGY, from the coding sequence ATGAGTACTAATTCTAATCTTTTACATATCGCAAACATCGAAATTGATGTTATTAGAAAAGACATCAAGAACATGCACCTCGCTGTCTATCCACCTCATGGTAGGATAAGATTAGCTGTTCCATTAAAAACGGATGAAGAGGTGTTTAGACTATTTGCTATTAGTAAACTTGGATGGATAAAAAAGCATGTAAAGGGCTTTCAAGAACAAGCCAGAGAGACTAAAAGAGATTATGTATCTGGTGAAAGTTTGTTTTTTCAAGGTGTCAGATACTTGTTAGAGGTTCAAGAAAAGAACGGATATAGTTCGGTGAAAATTGAAGGAACAAAAAAAATTATATTAAAAATAAAAGAAGGTGCTACAACTGAAGAAAAAGCAATTGTTATAAGAGAATGGTATCGCAAACAATTAAAGTTGCAGATTAAACCTTTATTAGATAAATGGGAAAAAATCATTGAGGTTTCTACCAATGATTGGCGTGTAAAACACATGAAAACCAAATGGGGTTCTTGTAATACTGATTCTAAAAGCATCTTGTTAAACTTAGAGTTGGCAAAAAAACCACCAATTTGTTTAGAGTATATTTTGGTTCATGAGTTGGTTCATTTACATGAAAGAAACCATAACGACAGATTTGTATCCTTAATGGATAAATTCATGCCAAAGTGGAGGTTACATCGTGATGAGTTGAATAAATTGCCAATTGTGCATAACGATTGGGGGTATTAA